The following coding sequences are from one Euwallacea fornicatus isolate EFF26 chromosome 8, ASM4011564v1, whole genome shotgun sequence window:
- the LOC136340474 gene encoding unconventional myosin-IXb-like isoform X4, producing MENNRYILQVYVGALSNLYEALSVEASKQTTSEEIVSCIVERLSLNENTSYELAEVIGDDFGEECKERSLSNQESPVQLMMLWPKHRPDKTSYRFYLREKIVDFSWRDQFVMDPQLIKDYFHRFLYQPKDREYPDLCQLPDLNEQTLLANLRERFVAGHIYTYVGSILIALNPFKFYPIYNPKYVKLYQNRRLGPNLPPHIFAVADSAYHCMLKDRKNQCIVISGESGSGKTESTHFLLHHLTALSQKGSHGSGVEQTILSAGPVLEAFGNAKTAHNNNSSRFGKFIQVNYKENGMVHGAVVQKYLLEKSRICSQGRYERNYHVFYYLLAGANEQEKLQLHLMPPEKYCYLNKCSAALDNVDESYEFSRLKQSMEMVGFTPEKQRRLFSVLSAVLLLGNVEFQPKKSAYHHDESVGVKNPEIVTIISDLLRVKQETLMQALTAKRARASGETLVINYRLPEAVASRDAMAKCLYGALFDWIVLQVNHALLSKKDTLREHQGNSIGVLDIFGFEDFGINNSFEQLCINYANEHLQYYFNQHVFKYEQEEYRKEDIRWTNIDFMDNTGCLQLIESKPNGLLCLLDDQCNFPGATVETLLQKFNTVHKENRFYKKPQKKEAAFIVEHYAGKVKYQVTDMREKNLDLMRQDIVGVLKNSSMAFVRELVGVDPVAVFRWAIVRAFFRAQYAFRDAGKRHRQGRVDGNRNNIQQRYRGVHVPNENLISKQHRHTTSPFHRAVDEASPNRLSWPQFYQRNRSVVPTKNNDEEKLRRETANLQNSYALEKMLCPDEARAIQRANQIVMKNKSFRPRERGKKGLKNLQSVKTLAGRTGITAMNQNQLSKARKQPMTVAAQFQQSLHSLMDTLNQANPFFIRCIKSNSNKVPNTFDADTVQRQLRYTGMLETVRIRQAGFNVRLTYDEFIQLYRILLPKGLLSSQVDVRNFLATLNLNRDNYQLGSSKVFMRESEKHKLDCKLHQQIMSSIITLQRWFRVCLERRRFLRMKEAVILLQSYCRMYLVKKTVKQLLAAIKIQKTWRRYRAREWLRKLRAGLVIFQAHCRGFKVRQMMAMGHFARKTQVVKMVVSHLDVKNSISIENSVNKVSNVDEASGESSERRFDSDESSVNQDDVDLTNRGKSPLRSTASLPVVSPSDASYCSDFLDTFTIVNRPLQDSDPRKRITKSHQTFDYSDLGTYSPQRKGSGESLDSQRSYESQQSSDFQMMGHPNQPAHKPDASSLDKQWSSTSDTITKQWSSASTTSETISESGATRSAPPVTSERFGKFPSSDECESGSSKPQLTRSQAVNWAAPAMKRDSRHVNDTMRSSRNFPVRRPSKAYDDRPDPIYPFDHTPNKLEEILGRPEAPVRSTRKSKRNHVKSLGEEVTDSGSIDKGVLGTIDEKRLHPIVSRLSGNFIAQEGSNKQSLTPKRQRQNNLSQLDLRRRNSDPATKVLINEHPGVETSPAMKNNEKLSDFNNLFLAGHSFRKISRISKDDTCTFCKQKLDMFITQGYKCTTCKKLFHTKCIQNKSVFEIPCESQRSGGDLKQGRRKQRKHSRTPYDMNKSEEAKFNLTGTSEFTDRTDQIITGTEELTLMQEFIAEKIMQIDTDGGKTSAVDKVFKLALKELKNNLVQIYSAATKNNGIEACNIRYKDLISIFNQVMETVCQRELKENETKNFPIILGVNAFRGFMNEFMTTKSEEKPSKQKRKKEKKRKIESYKYNGHNFLQTIINIQTVCEVCNSFFMWPIERGFVCQSCKLTCHKKCCVNSLKCQKEPAQPGDNKKIFGVALASLVTEERKIPLVIEKLIYTIEVKGLYTEGIYRKSGVKSKITELKNQMDENPDSVEFEKYQVHVLASVLKGFFREMAEPLLTFEYYENFITAANLDNDNDRIMTLYDILKKLPAPNYDMMERLIFHLARVALHEETNRMSASSLAIVFAPCILRTNKRVPAQESLHDITSQTRCIETIIKVQLKKLRLTLDDIDTLDTACQAATNRLSNIRSSKVFTPDELLPSNQQSQQQTDDEEHLLVDHIQEIQKEKEHLTSTLPTLTHATSDDDMLSTDGDGSLDDLTGLGVFRWREK from the exons gttattGGAGATGACTTTGGTGAGGAGTGCAAGGAGAGGAGTCTCTCCAATCAAGAAAGTCCCGTTCAGCTAATGATGCTTTGGCCAAAACACAGGCCGGACAAGACTTCTTACCGATTTTATTTGAGGGAGAAGATCGTGGACTTTTCATGGAGAGATCAGTTTGTCATGGACCCACAGCTTATTAAGGACTATTTTCACAG ATTCTTATATCAGCCGAAAGATAGAGAATACCCAGATCTCTGTCAGCTGCCAGATCTAAATGAACAAACTCTCTTAGCGAACCTTCGCGAACGCTTCGTGGCAGGCCATATTTACACCTACGTTGGTTCAATCTTAATCGCCTTAAATCCGTTCAAATTTTACCCGATCTACAATCCGAAATATGTGAAATTGTATCAGAACCGCCGCCTTGGGCCGAATCTGCCTCCTCATATTTTCGCGGTGGCTGATAGCGCCTATCACTGCATGCTGAAAGACCGAAAGAATCAGTGTATAGTAATAAGTGGCGAGAGTGGATCCGGGAAGACTGAGAGTACTCATTTTTTGTTACACCATTTGACTGCTCTCAGTCAGAAAGGGTCGCATGGCAGCGGGGTAGAGCAAACTATACTTAGTGCCGGACCAGTATTGGAGGCTTTCGGAAACGCTAAGACCGCTCACAATAATAATTCTAG CCGGTTTGGTAAATTCATCCAAGTAAATTACAAAGAAAACGGAATGGTCCATGGAGCGGTAGTTCAGAAGTATCTATTGGAGAAGTCGCGGATATGTTCACAGGGCCGGTACGAGCGAAACTACCACGTATTTTATTACCTTCTAGCCGGAGCCAACGAACAAGAAAAGTTGCAGTTGCATCTCATGCCACccgaaaaatattgttatttgaataAGTGCAGTGCTGCATTGGATAATGTGGACGAGAGTTACGAATTCTCGAG GTTAAAACAATCAATGGAAATGGTCGGTTTCACTCCCGAAAAGCAACGTCGCCTCTTCTCAGTACTGTCGGCGGTGTTGCTCCTTGGCAACGTAGAATTTCAACCGAAAAAGTCGGCGTATCATCATGACGAATCGGTGGGAGTGAAGAACCCCGAAATCGTGACCATTATATCCGATTTGCTCCGGGTTAAGCAGGAGACACTGATGCAAGCATTGACGGCAAAAAGGGCCAGAGCTTCGGGGGAAActttagttattaattatag ATTACCTGAAGCTGTAGCTAGTCGGGATGCTATGGCCAAATGTTTGTATGGGGCACTTTTTGATTGGATTGTTCTGCAAGTCAACCATGCCTTACTTTCGAAAAAGGACACCTTGAG GGAGCACCAAGGGAATTCCATTGGGGTTTTAGACATTTTCGGATTCGAAGATTTTGGCATTAACAATAGTTTCGAGCAGCTGTGTATCAACTATGCTAACGAGCATTTGCAATATTATTTCAATCAGCATGTGTTCAAATATGAGCAAGAGGAATATAGGAAGGAGGACATTAGGTGGACGAATATTGACTTTATGGATAACACCGGTTGCTTGCAGTTGATCGAGTCGAAGCCGAACGGTTTATTGTGTCTTTTGGACGATCAGTGCAA ttttcctgGCGCCACAGTTGAAACGTTACTACAAAAGTTCAATACTGTCCACAAGGAGAATAGGTTTTACAAAAAACCCCAGAAAAAGGAAGCTGCCTTTATTGTAGAGCACTATGCTGGAAAGGTTAAATATCAG GTAACCGACATGAGGGAAAAGAATTTGGATTTGATGCGTCAAGACATAGTGGGCGTGCTGAAGAACAGCTCAATGGCCTTTGTTAGGGAACTCGTTGGTGTTGATCCAGTAGCGGTTTTCCGGTGGGCCATTGTTCGAGCATTTTTCAGGGCACAGTACGCCTTCAGGGACGCAGGAAAGCGCCATCGGCAGGGCCGGGTCGACGGAAATCGGAATAACATACAACAGCGTTACCGGGGAGTTCATGTGCCAAATGAGAATCTCATTAG CAAGCAACATCGACACACGACGTCCCCATTTCATCGGGCAGTAGACGAAGCGTCTCCGAACAGACTCTCATGGCCTCAGTTTTATCAACGAAACAGATCAGTTGTTCCAACGAAAAATAACGACGAAGAGAAGTTGCGCAGGGAAACCGCCAATTTACAGAACTCTTATGCTTTAGAAAAAATGCTTTGTCCAGATGAAGCAAGGGCAATTCAACGGGCCAATCAAATTGTAAT GAAGAATAAATCGTTTCGGCCACGCGAGAGGGGTAAGAAGGGGCTGAAAAATCTACAATCAGTGAAGACTTTGGCTGGCCGGACCGGCATTACCGCGATGAATCAAAACCAGCTCAGCAAAGCCAGGAAACAGCCTATGACAGTTGCCGCCCAATTCCAGCAGAGTCTGCATTCTCTGATGGATACGTTGAATCAGGCTAATCCATTTTTTATTCGATGCATTAAGTCGAACAGCAATAAGGTTCCCAATACGTTCGACGCTGATACGGTCCAGAGACAGTTAAG ATACACTGGCATGTTGGAAACTGTACGAATCAGACAGGCCGGCTTCAACGTGAGGTTGACTTACGACGAATTCATTCAGTTGTATCGAATATTGCTCCCTAAAGGTCTTTTAAGTTCCCAGGTGGATGTTAGGAATTTTTTAGctactttaaatttgaatagagATAATTATCAATTAG GTTCTTCGAAGGTTTTCATGCGTGAATCCGAAAAGCACAAACTGGATTGCAAACTGCACCAACAAATCATGTCCAGTATTATTACCCTTCAGCGCTGGTTCCGAGTGTGTTTAGAGAGAAGGAGATTTTTGAGAATGaag GAGGCTGTGATATTGTTACAATCGTATTGTCGCATGTATTTGGTTAAGAAAACAGTTAAGCAATTACTAGCAGCAATCAAAATTCAGAAGACTTGGAGGAGATATAGGGCGAGGGAGTGGTTAAGAAAGTTAAGAGCCGGTTTGGTGATATTCCAAGCGCATTGCAGGGGATTTAAAGTCAGGCAGATGATGGCCATGGGTCATTTTGCCCGAAAAACTCAG GTTGTCAAAATGGTTGTGTCTCATCTGGACGTCAAAAATAGcatttccattgaaaattcAGTTAATAAAGTGTCAAACGTAGATGAAGCGAGCGGAGAAAGTTCCGAGCGAAGGTTCGATTCAGATGA AAGCAGTGTTAATCAAGACGATGTGGATTTGACGAACCGCGGTAAATCACCCTTAAGATCCACTGCATCTTTGCCAGTGGTCTCACCATCAGACGCCTCTTACTGTTCAGACTTTCTAGATACCTTCACCATAGTGAACAG GCCACTTCAAGACTCCGACCCACGCAAACGCATCACAAAATCACATCAAACCTTCGACTACTCGGATCTGGGTACCTATTCGCCTCAGCGCAAGGGAAGCGGCGAATCTCTGGACTCCCAGAGGAGTTACGAATCTCAACAAAGTTCCGATTTTCAAATGATGGGGCATCCGAACCAACCTGCCCACAAGCCGGATGCTTCATCTCTTGACAAACAGTGGTCTAGCACCAGCGACACCATCACCAAACAATGGTCGAGTGCCAGTACGACAAGCGAAACAATATCGGAATCGGGAGCGACCAGGTCCGCGCCCCCAGTGACGTCGGAAAGGTTCGGCAAGTTTCCATCGTCAGATGAGTGCGAGAGTGGATCGTCGAAGCCTCAGCTGACGAGATCGCAGGCTGTGAATTGGGCTGCGCCTGCCATGAAGCGCGATAGTCG GCACGTAAACGACACTATGAGAAGCTCAAGGAACTTTCCCGTCAGGCGGCCAAGCAAAGCGTATGACGATCGGCCCGACCCGATTTATCCGTTTGACCACACTCCGAATAAGCTGGAGGAAATTTTGGGTCGGCCCGAAGCTCCAGTCCGCAGCACTCGAAAGTCGAAAAGAAATCACGTGAAGAGTCTTGGGGAGGAG GTGACAGACTCGGGTAGCATCGATAAGGGCGTGTTGGGTACAATCGACGAGAAAAGATTGCATCCCATTGTCAGTAGATTAAGTGGTAACTTTATTGCTCAAGAAGGATCAAACAAGCAATCGCTAACTCCAAAACGTCAAAGACAGAACAATCTTTCTCAATTAGATTTAAGAAGAAGAAACAGTGATCCCGCAACCAAAGTACTTATTAACGAACACCCAG GTGTCGAAACTAGTCCAGCGatgaaaaacaatgaaaagtTGAGCGACTTCAATAACCTCTTCCTGGCAGGCCACTCCTTCCGAAAAATCTCGCGAATATCCAAGGACGATACCTGCACGTTCTGCAAGCAGAAGTTAGACATGTTTATCACGCAAGGATACAAGTGTACTACGTGCAAGAAGCTATTCCACACGAAGTGCATTCAGAATAAAAGTGTTTTCGAGATTCCTTGTGAGTCGCAACGTTCGGGCGGCGACTTGAAACAGGGTAGAAGAAAACAGAGAAAGCACTCGCGAACGCCGTACGACATGAACAAATCTGAAGAGGCCAAATTCAATCTCACCGGAACTTCAGAGTTTACCGATCGTACCGATCAAATCATCACCGGAACTGAAGAGTTGACGCTGATGCAGGAGTTTATTGCAgagaaaataatgcaaatcgACACCGACGGGGGAAAAACCAGCGCCGtagataaagtttttaaattagcgTTGAAAGagctgaaaaataatttggtgCAGATTTACAGTGCGGCGACAAAGAACAACGGAATCGAGGCATGCAACATTAGATATAAGGATCTTATTAGTATTTTCAATCAAGTGATGGAGACGGTCTGCCAGAGGGAATTGAAGGAGAATGAAACTAAGAACTTCCCTATTATATTGGGAGTTAACGCGTTTAG aggtTTCATGAATGAATTCATGACGACCAAGTCGGAGGAAAAACCCAGCAAACAAAAGCGGAAGAAGGAGAAGAAGCGAAAGATTGAAAGCTACAAATATAACGGCCACAACTTCTTGCAGACAATCATCAATATTCAAACCGTGTGCGAAGTGTGCAACTCGTTCTTCATGTGGCCGATCGAACGCGGTTTCGTGTGCCAAAGTTGCAAGCTCACCTGCCACAAGAAGTGTTGCGTCAACTCGCTCAAGTGCCAAAAGGAGCCAGCACAGCCCGGAGACAATAAAAAGATATTCGGTGTCGCGCTGGCTTCCCTTGTTACGGAAGAACGCAAAATCCCGTTAGTCATTGAAAAGCTAATTTACACCATAGAAGTTAAGGGCCTGTATACCGAAGGAATTTATAGAAAGTCGGGAGTGAAGTCAAAGATCACTGAGCTCAAAAATCAAATGGATGAGAATCCGGATAGTGTGGAGTTCGAGAAGTATCAGGTTCACGTTTTGGCCTCTGTTTTAAAG ggtttttttcgtgaaatgGCTGAGCCTCTTCTTACCTTCGAGTACTACGAAAACTTCATCACCGCTGCCAACTTGGATAATGATAATGATCGAATAATGACTCTGTACGACATACTGAAGAAGCTTCCTGCACCCAATTACGACATGATGGAACGGCTGATATTCCATTTGGCGCGAGTGGCATTGCATGAAGAGACGAATCGAATGAGTGCATCATCGTTGGCTATCGTTTTCGCTCCTTGTATATTGAGGACTAACAAGAGAGTGCCTGCGCAAGAGAGTTTACACGATATTACCAGTCAAACGAGGTGCATCGAAACCATCATTAA AGTACAGCTCAAAAAACTTCGTTTAACATTAGACGACATAGACACCCTCGACACCGCCTGTCAAGCCGCCACTAATCGCCTTTCCAACATACGGAGCTCCAAAGTGTTCACTCCGGACGAATTGTTGCCGAGTAATCAGCAATCGCAGCAACAGACTGACGACGAGGAACATTTGCTTGTTGACCACATCCaagaaattcaaaaggaaAAGGAGCATTTGACATCCACATTGCCCACGTTAACGCACGCCACTTCAGACGACGATATGTTGTCCACCGATGGAGACGGCAGTTTAGATGACCTCACAGGTTTAGGTGTGTTTAG GTGGAGAGAAAAGTAA